The [Limnothrix rosea] IAM M-220 nucleotide sequence GTCGGCAAACCGATAGGGGCGTTTCGCGCCCCCACCAAGACTTAAAATCAAATAACAAAACCCTCTCAACCTTTGCTATAACGCTGTGTTTACTGGACTCATTCAAGCTCTCGGTACAGTGAAAGCCCTCGGCGGCGATCGCTTTGAAATTCAGATTTTGCCCGATGGCGCTGCACAGATTATGGCAGATTTGGCGATCGGCGATAGCGTTGCCGTAGACGGTGTTTGTCTGACCGTCGAAATTATTTTAGAGCAAGGATTTGTCGCCACAGCCTCCCCCGAAACCCTCAAACGCACCATCCTTGGCGAAGCCGTAGAACGAGCAGGACGAGTCAATATCGAAACATCCCTGCGCGTCGGCAGTAAAATCGGCGGCCACTTTGTCACTGGCCACGTAGATAGCATCGGCAGCCTTGATAAATCCGTACAAACCGCCCAAGCATGGGAAATGTGGTTCACCCACAACCGCGCCAATGAAGATACATGGTGGGAAAACGTTGCGCCTTGCCTTGTCCCCAAAGGGAGCATCGCCGTTAACGGTATTAGTCTGACCATTGCCGAGTGCGATCGCCAAGGTCATTGGTTTAAAGTCGCCGTTATTCCCCATACCTACGCCGAAACAAATTTGATTTATCTGAAATCTGGTAACTGGGTAAACCTTGAAGGAGATGTCCTCGGAAAATATGTCCAGCGCTTTATTAGCTATCAAAATCCCGCTCAAAATCCCCCTATCACCAACGATTTTCTGGCAGAACACGGTTATTTATAATCTGCTCAAGCATTAAGGTCAGAGATTTTTCAAAAAGTTTCGGTTACTTCGTTAAGATGCCACAAAGCCCCCACTTTGTAGTCCTAAACCTATTGACTTTGACGATCTCTGAATGTTGATCTAAAAAACGTCTTTCAACTTAAAATGGCGATTGGTAAAAGAACCTGAGTTTTGCTTAAGGGTACTCGGCAATACGACGCGGCGAATAAGAGAGCGGGAGATAGGGAGATGTTTTATTCAAACAATCCTAGCTTTCAAAAAACGCAGATTTTCGTCGGTTATCTATGTCTCTCCCTCTGCTTGTCTCCCTTTCTCTAAAGAATGTCAGCTAAATTCTTATCCATAACTAACGTTAAAAGAGAAAATCCATAACAAACTAAACATCAAATAACAGCTCAAAATTGTCTCTTAAGGCCTCAATATTAACAACCCGCGCAATCACAAGCTGTGGTTCGTCGCTATCTACATTTAAATCATCTTCACAAGCCCGTACCCGATCTTCATGGCGCACCCAAAACTGAACCATTTTTTCGACAACTTGATCCCAATCCCATTCAGGCTTTTTTGGGATCATATCCATCGCATCTATAAAACTATCTAAAGTGCAATTATAGGAACCAATGTAAGTCTTCGGGCGATAGGGATCCTGTTCATTTTTCTGTTGGTATTCAAAAAAGTTAATTAGGGGAGTAACACCTAATAAATCAAAAGAATACGACATCGCTATACCTCTCTTTTGCAAGCATCTAAAAGTTTGGACAAGGTCAGTCCTTACAGACAGATTGTGGTTGCCCTTGAGTGATTCATTAACAACTAAGGGAAACTTTTAGGAGAGCGCTCATCCTGACAATTTTTCAGGTCTATAGGGGCTGGTAATTAGTTATTTTAAGAAAGTTTTTTTGAAAAAGAGTTATCTATAAACTTTTTGAAATATTTAGCAGTCATGATATTTGAGTGCTAATTTTTTTGTGAAATAGTATTAGTAATAAACCGCTAGATTTATTGTCTAGGTCGGTGGCATGGCATGATGATCTTAGTTTTTTAAGGTGTCTAACTGAAACTAGGGCGATCGCCGTAATGGACAAAACAGGATGACGAAACAAAAATATCTTTTTTAGAATCTGACCAGCAGCCTAAAATAATCCCAAGAAATTTCGTTAGCATAACGAAAATGTCAAATCCTAGTGCATCATCCCAATTTCGAGCATGTCGTCTTCCCCAGACCACTACAAAGCCCTAAATATTTCGCCGCGGGCAACGCAGCAGGAAATTAAAACAGCCTACCGCAAACTAGCCAAGCAATTTCACCCAGATGTTTGCACTACAACGGCGACAGAAAATGGTCAAGAGCGCATTGTTGAGATTAACCATGCCTACGAAATTCTTGGGGATGTCCAGCAGCGCAAGCAATACGACCGCGATCGCAATGCTTCGACATTTCGGGGGATTCGTTCGGCTCAGGGAGTAACAGTCAAGCCGCGCCGCTCCAATGAACCGGATTTAGATGTGTGGCTGAAAAAGATTTATCGTCCGCTCAATCACACTATTCATGCGGTGATTGATCCTCTAGAGGAGCAAATCGAAATGTTGTCGGCGGATCCGTTTGATGATGAGCTGATGCAAGAATTTATGGATTATTTAGAAGCGTCTCAAGCGGCTCTAGAGAAAGCTCAAAATATTTTTCAATCCTTGCCAAATCCTGCCAATGTGGCTCGCGTTGCCCGCGATCTTTATTATTGTCTGAATCATCTTAGTGATGGGCTAGAACAATTTCAGTGGTTCACACTAAATTACAGCGAGGATTATCTCCACACGGGTCAGGAAATGTTTCGACGCGCAGATACTTTTTCATGGCAGGTACGGCAGGCGATCGCCGAATTGGGTTAGTTCAGGTTAACTCTTGAGAAAAAAAGACGCGGGGATAAAGACACGGGGATACGGAGAAAGGGAGACACGGAGAAAAAGCGAAAGCCTGTATTTTTTACCGCTGAAATTTTTGCGATAACAAATCTCTCTCCCTGTCACCGACTCTCCCCTCCGCCGCGTCACCACACCGAAAAGAGAAAACTCCCCATTACATTTACTGAATCTTGCCGACCTGCCGACCGATTGACTCGATGTTGTCGTAATTTTCGTTGGTCGTCGTGATGAATTTATTGGCGCTAAATAGCTCCAAAATTTCGGCGTGCTCAGGATTTTCGATATCTAGAGCGAGTAACGCTGCTTGAACTTTTTCACTAAAGCCTTCACCATAACGCTCATCTACATTAGGAGAAATCACCCAGTGGTAGTTGAAATAGGCAGGCGATCGCCAAATTTCTTTGACCTTATTGGTGTCTACCTCGCCCGCTTCTAAACGACTTTCCCACACTTCTTCACTGAGCATACCAACATCGTAGGTGCCTGCTTCAACGAGCTGAATGGTGACATCGTGGGAACCGGAAAAACCGACTTCTCCCTGAAAATCATCTAGAGAAACTCCCGCCTGTTCGAGGTAATACTGGGGCATCAATCGACCGGAAGTGGAGGATTCGCTGCCAAAGGTTAGGGTTTTACCTTTTACTTGTACTAATTCTTCATCGCTGGCTAATTCTTCGAGGCCACTATTGACATTGGCAATAAGTACCGAGTGAAATTCGGCATCAATATCCCGCTGGGCGATCGCCTGTGCTCCTTCAACTTGGAGGCGTGCTTGGACACCCGTGAGACTGCCAAACCAAACGAGATCAA carries:
- the ribE gene encoding riboflavin synthase — its product is MFTGLIQALGTVKALGGDRFEIQILPDGAAQIMADLAIGDSVAVDGVCLTVEIILEQGFVATASPETLKRTILGEAVERAGRVNIETSLRVGSKIGGHFVTGHVDSIGSLDKSVQTAQAWEMWFTHNRANEDTWWENVAPCLVPKGSIAVNGISLTIAECDRQGHWFKVAVIPHTYAETNLIYLKSGNWVNLEGDVLGKYVQRFISYQNPAQNPPITNDFLAEHGYL
- a CDS encoding J domain-containing protein — its product is MSSSPDHYKALNISPRATQQEIKTAYRKLAKQFHPDVCTTTATENGQERIVEINHAYEILGDVQQRKQYDRDRNASTFRGIRSAQGVTVKPRRSNEPDLDVWLKKIYRPLNHTIHAVIDPLEEQIEMLSADPFDDELMQEFMDYLEASQAALEKAQNIFQSLPNPANVARVARDLYYCLNHLSDGLEQFQWFTLNYSEDYLHTGQEMFRRADTFSWQVRQAIAELG
- a CDS encoding putative selenate ABC transporter substrate-binding protein, whose protein sequence is MKKLLRSTCCLVALGLFSCTTPQPTTQDIDTTAPAATETSTEVLPLVTGAIPDQDPERLQRLYGLLADYLSETLEIPVEYKPVTDYRAAVTAFKVGDLDLVWFGSLTGVQARLQVEGAQAIAQRDIDAEFHSVLIANVNSGLEELASDEELVQVKGKTLTFGSESSTSGRLMPQYYLEQAGVSLDDFQGEVGFSGSHDVTIQLVEAGTYDVGMLSEEVWESRLEAGEVDTNKVKEIWRSPAYFNYHWVISPNVDERYGEGFSEKVQAALLALDIENPEHAEILELFSANKFITTTNENYDNIESIGRQVGKIQ